The Gammaproteobacteria bacterium region GTCGGCAAAGATCTGGAGTCGCAGCTGCTGCCGTTCTGCCGCCACTTCACTCAGGTGCCGACGCAGCGGGCCCGGCAGAAAGGGCCGCTTTTCGAACACGAAATCCAGCGTCGCCTCGAATTCTTCCCGGCTGGCCGGAATCAGCGGATGGTCGCCACCGCCCAGCAACATGCTTTCCATGTCGCTGACCTCGTCAGCAGTTACCCCGCCCGGGGCCAGCAGCCACAGGCTCTGCACCCGCTGCGGGTAACGCGCGGACAAGACTGCAGCAATCGCGCCGCCCATCGAACTGCCACCAAGGTGAAACTGCTGCAGACCGAGCGCGTCAGCGAAAGCAGCCACCCGCTGTGCCTGAGCATCAATTGAGTAATCCAGCTGCGGGTCACGGGTGCTGGCGCCAAAGCCAGGCAAATCTGGCGCGATAACACGAAACTTGTCAGTCAGGTGCCGTGCCACGCGGGTCCAGTGATCTTTGTCAGCGGTGAATCCGTGCAGCAGCAATAACGGCTCACCCTCATCGCTGTCGGTGTAGCTGTAGCGGATACCGTCGACTTCGATCTCGCGCGTATGCAGACCGGCAAGCGCCCGCTCGGCGTCCATTGCCAGCTGGTACGCCGCCCCCGGAAACAGGAACACCGCGAGCAGGTCAGCGGCGACCAGCACCGCCACGACAATCAGTATTTTCTTCAGCATGTGCGCAATTGTACGTGCCTTTACCAGACTGGTGTAGCAACCTGTCGAACCGGCCCGGCTGGTTTGACTCCTTCTACCCTGCCACCCACCACCAGCCGCGACGCTGGTCACCACACGGCACCCGCCAAATGCCGCAACCAGCAGGCTTCATAACGGTAACAGTGCGGCGGGAAAGAAGACGGAGTTTGCCGGCGCCGACTTGTCGGAGGCGCCGGTGAATAGCGTCTTGTAAGACCGCCGCTAACCCTTGTTCCAAGGCAGTCGCGGCTGGAAGCCGCTCCCACCAGAGCCGGTTGAAAGCAGTCGGGGCTGAAACCGCCCCTATTGGTTGCTTGCGCGGCCGGCCGTTGCGGCGCTGACGGCTGCGGCGATGGCGGTCCCGACTTCG contains the following coding sequences:
- a CDS encoding alpha/beta fold hydrolase, with protein sequence MLKKILIVVAVLVAADLLAVFLFPGAAYQLAMDAERALAGLHTREIEVDGIRYSYTDSDEGEPLLLLHGFTADKDHWTRVARHLTDKFRVIAPDLPGFGASTRDPQLDYSIDAQAQRVAAFADALGLQQFHLGGSSMGGAIAAVLSARYPQRVQSLWLLAPGGVTADEVSDMESMLLGGGDHPLIPASREEFEATLDFVFEKRPFLPGPLRRHLSEVAAERQQLRLQIFAD